One segment of Neodiprion fabricii isolate iyNeoFabr1 chromosome 1, iyNeoFabr1.1, whole genome shotgun sequence DNA contains the following:
- the LOC124188062 gene encoding neuropeptide-like 1 isoform X1 → MASSARSYLITLLLYVSVVNEISLPLVTCQDDEGEQCLPRKTFFALLRLPEVSSNLAAYSRTARIILDAKNRNELVNLKTTSTDDAEDGEVCLPVGVYLELFSYPATRGRLAAMTSAQRLFEEPAASRMDEADEGEEEDEVDSEKRSIATLAKNGDLPISIQDKADEEEEDQEKRSPAAMLNRDELEALYRYSELGKRNVAALARDFALPSGKRNVAALARDFALPPSSSGKRNVAALARDFALPSGKRNVAALARDFALPSGKRNIAALARDYSLPYGKRYLDIFSRGSAPRFQPSYGEKRNLAALVRNGDMPVGLKRNIAALARGWTLPTQNRFGRSLDNIEGRAKGRMKDAPRPEEQRKKEEDANERKLEALASSPAVAAKISGDNEKLKLDTDINGKNKSAKNAKHAGEKRPKRQIEFSDEYPLPVMQNNNVLDYEEFIEALTGDYPNAEKRFMATDPREMQEGEEASFYMSQPSKKHIGALARLGWLPSFRSARFSRSPRYLVNRANSADGTSADYPADSASRTLGFGGATRYSRSQNFGDCRHGFKRFLLLPAVDKLLLQKLYTTPRTV, encoded by the exons GTGACGTGCCAGGACGACGAGGGCGAGCAATGCCTACCCCGGAAGACATTCTTCGCCCTGCTACGCCTGCCGGAAGTCAGTTCAAACCTTGCGGCGTACTCGCGAACGGCGCGGATAATCCTCGACGCCAAGAACCGAAACGAGCTCGTTAACCTGAAGACTACGTCAACGGACGACGCGGAGGACGGTGAGGTCTGCCTTCCGGTCGGCGTCTACCTCGAGCTCTTCAGCTACCCAGCTACGAGGGGTCGTCTGGCAGCCATGACCAGTGCTCAGCGGCTCTTCGAGGAGCCGGCAGCATCGAGAATGGACGAGGCCGATGAGGGGGAAGAGGAGGACGAAGTCGACTCGGAGAAACGAAGCATCGCGACCCTCGCGAAGAACGGTGATCTGCCGATATCCATCCAAGACAAGgcggacgaggaggaggaggatcaAGAGAAACGAAGCCCCGCGGCCATGTTGAACAGGGATGAGCTCGAGGCGCTCTACCGATACTCGGAGCTCGGGAAGCGCAACGTTGCCGCGCTGGCTCGAGACTTCGCGCTGCCGTCGGGAAAACGGAACGTAGCTGCGCTGGCTCGTGACTTCGCGCTGCCGCCGTCTAGCTCGGGAAAACGGAACGTCGCCGCGCTGGCTCGCGACTTCGCGCTGCCGTCGGGAAAGCGGAACGTCGCTGCTTTGGCGCGTGACTTCGCGCTGCCCTCGGGTAAGCGCAACATCGCCGCGCTGGCTCGGGACTACAGTCTGCCATACGGGAAGCGGTATTTGGACATTTTCTCACGCGGCAGCGCGCCGCGCTTCCAGCCCAGCTACGGCGAGAAACGGAACCTCGCGGCTCTCGTTAGGAACGGCGATATGCCCGTTGGACTTAAGCGCAATATCGCGGCTCTGGCCAGGGGATGGACTCTGCCGACTCAGAACAGGTTCGGACGCTCGTTGGACAACATCGAGGGGAGGGCGAAGGGCCGGATGAAGGATGCTCCGAGACCGGAAGAGCAGCGcaagaaggaggaggacgcCAATGAGAGGAAATTGGAAGCTTTGGCCAGCTCCCCGGCGGTGGCCGCCAAGATTTCCGGGGATAACGAGAAGCTCAAGCTCGATACCGATATCAATGGCAAGAATAAATCAGCGAAGAACGCCAAGCATGCTGGCGAGAAAAGGCCGAAGCGGCAGATCGAATTCTCTGACGAGTATCCTCTGCCCGTTATGCAGAACAACAACGTTCTGGATTATGAGGAATTTATCGAGGCACTTACAGGCGATTATCCCAACGCGGAGAAACGATTCATGG CAACGGACCCCAGGGAGATGCAGGAAGGCGAAGAAGCCAGCTTCTACATGTCGCAACCCTCGAAGAAGCACATCGGGGCGCTGGCTCGCCTTGGGTGGCTCCCCTCGTTCAGATCCGCAAGGTTTTCCCGCTCCCCACGGTACCTGGTGAACAG gGCGAATTCCGCAGATGGGACCTCGGCCGACTACCCCGCCGACTCGGCGTCTAGGACGTTAGGATTCGGCGGCGCGACCCGTTACTCCAGATCCCAGAACTTCGGAGATTGTCGTCACGGTTTCAAGAGATTTCTCCTCTTGCCAGCAGTCGACAAACTTCTACTGCAGAAGCTTTACACGACCCCAAGAACCGTATAG
- the LOC124188062 gene encoding neuropeptide-like 1 isoform X2 — protein sequence MASSARSYLITLLLYVSVVNEISLPLVTCQDDEGEQCLPRKTFFALLRLPEVSSNLAAYSRTARIILDAKNRNELVNLKTTSTDDAEDGEVCLPVGVYLELFSYPATRGRLAAMTSAQRLFEEPAASRMDEADEGEEEDEVDSEKRSIATLAKNGDLPISIQDKADEEEEDQEKRSPAAMLNRDELEALYRYSELGKRNVAALARDFALPSGKRNVAALARDFALPPSSSGKRNVAALARDFALPSGKRNVAALARDFALPSGKRNIAALARDYSLPYGKRYLDIFSRGSAPRFQPSYGEKRNLAALVRNGDMPVGLKRNIAALARGWTLPTQNRFGRSLDNIEGRAKGRMKDAPRPEEQRKKEEDANERKLEALASSPAVAAKISGDNEKLKLDTDINGKNKSAKNAKHAGEKRPKRQIEFSDEYPLPVMQNNNVLDYEEFIEALTGDYPNAEKRFMGRIPQMGPRPTTPPTRRLGR from the exons GTGACGTGCCAGGACGACGAGGGCGAGCAATGCCTACCCCGGAAGACATTCTTCGCCCTGCTACGCCTGCCGGAAGTCAGTTCAAACCTTGCGGCGTACTCGCGAACGGCGCGGATAATCCTCGACGCCAAGAACCGAAACGAGCTCGTTAACCTGAAGACTACGTCAACGGACGACGCGGAGGACGGTGAGGTCTGCCTTCCGGTCGGCGTCTACCTCGAGCTCTTCAGCTACCCAGCTACGAGGGGTCGTCTGGCAGCCATGACCAGTGCTCAGCGGCTCTTCGAGGAGCCGGCAGCATCGAGAATGGACGAGGCCGATGAGGGGGAAGAGGAGGACGAAGTCGACTCGGAGAAACGAAGCATCGCGACCCTCGCGAAGAACGGTGATCTGCCGATATCCATCCAAGACAAGgcggacgaggaggaggaggatcaAGAGAAACGAAGCCCCGCGGCCATGTTGAACAGGGATGAGCTCGAGGCGCTCTACCGATACTCGGAGCTCGGGAAGCGCAACGTTGCCGCGCTGGCTCGAGACTTCGCGCTGCCGTCGGGAAAACGGAACGTAGCTGCGCTGGCTCGTGACTTCGCGCTGCCGCCGTCTAGCTCGGGAAAACGGAACGTCGCCGCGCTGGCTCGCGACTTCGCGCTGCCGTCGGGAAAGCGGAACGTCGCTGCTTTGGCGCGTGACTTCGCGCTGCCCTCGGGTAAGCGCAACATCGCCGCGCTGGCTCGGGACTACAGTCTGCCATACGGGAAGCGGTATTTGGACATTTTCTCACGCGGCAGCGCGCCGCGCTTCCAGCCCAGCTACGGCGAGAAACGGAACCTCGCGGCTCTCGTTAGGAACGGCGATATGCCCGTTGGACTTAAGCGCAATATCGCGGCTCTGGCCAGGGGATGGACTCTGCCGACTCAGAACAGGTTCGGACGCTCGTTGGACAACATCGAGGGGAGGGCGAAGGGCCGGATGAAGGATGCTCCGAGACCGGAAGAGCAGCGcaagaaggaggaggacgcCAATGAGAGGAAATTGGAAGCTTTGGCCAGCTCCCCGGCGGTGGCCGCCAAGATTTCCGGGGATAACGAGAAGCTCAAGCTCGATACCGATATCAATGGCAAGAATAAATCAGCGAAGAACGCCAAGCATGCTGGCGAGAAAAGGCCGAAGCGGCAGATCGAATTCTCTGACGAGTATCCTCTGCCCGTTATGCAGAACAACAACGTTCTGGATTATGAGGAATTTATCGAGGCACTTACAGGCGATTATCCCAACGCGGAGAAACGATTCATGG gGCGAATTCCGCAGATGGGACCTCGGCCGACTACCCCGCCGACTCGGCGTCTAGGACGTTAG